In Macadamia integrifolia cultivar HAES 741 chromosome 1, SCU_Mint_v3, whole genome shotgun sequence, a single window of DNA contains:
- the LOC122076614 gene encoding uncharacterized protein LOC122076614: protein MNHQSTMASQEGSSQTINLKVLIDKKNNRVVMAEAESDFVDILFNFLTMPMGTIVRLISKHPEPANSGSLTSLYQWVENLDEQLLQNQACKSMLLHPKNPYEEEYGRKLKLNIDATKYYICADWNCSRENYGLFSAFKNDRCNCGKMMDREIRRNKEYVAGDGGVFVFGKSKFMVTDDLQVKSISPATIVTLLDKVGIKDKRSLQETTLNIGSEEILNLLKRSLFSKTPLTDVFVRKQGISTSEGLNFEIADAVQSKSSGSTLYRFPRDMSMKLMMSKSINKALYSEAGEDLVNFLLSFLTLPLGSILQLLGGNSLLGSMDNLYMSVAWSRITKTDTIRDLLLHPCLCRGSYNPLGLNEIDGQPDSLRCTSYQNPQNKDDNPYTAYLTTERQPDHGRTSECCKYLQLKFPPSGGGFLKGPANFMVTDNLVFKPLVSNWSHCLSFVTQFKVPLDDLEVREINVGREQALRLLKFYLFSKSVPTDALQAIFNFELKSPKQEE, encoded by the exons ATGAATCATCAATCAACAATGGCTTCCCAAGAAGGATCATCACAGACCATCAACCTGAAGGTTCTGATCGACAAGAAGAACAACAGAGTAGTAATGGCTGAAGCTGAGAGTGACTTTGTGGACATTCTTTTCAACTTCTTGACTATGCCCATGGGAACCATAGTGAGACTCATCAGCAAACATCCAGAGCCTGCCAATAGTGGATCCTTGACCAGTCTATACCAATGGGTGGAGAATCTTGATGAgcagcttctgcagaatcaagCATGCAAGTCCATGCTACTTCATCCAAAGAATCCTTATGAAGAGGAGTACGGTaggaaactgaaactgaatatCGATGCTACCAAATACTATATTTGTGCCGATTGGAATTGTAGCCGTGAGAATTACGGTTTGTTTAGTGCTTTCAAGAATGACAGATGCAACTGCGGGAAAATGATGGACAGGGAGATACGCAGGAACAAAGAATATGTGGCTGGAGATGGAGGAGTGTTTGTCTTTGGAAAGTCCAAGTTCATGGTAACAGATGATTTGCAGGTAAAGTCTATTTCTCCAGCTACTATAGTGACACTGTTGGACAAAGTTGGGATCAAAGACAAGAGATCACTTCAAGAGACTACACTGAATATTGGCTCAGAGGAG ATTTTGAATCTGCTCAAGAGATCTTTATTTTCCAAGACACCTCTGACAGATGTTTTTGTTAGAAAGCAAGGAATATCTACTTCAGAAGGCCTAAATTTTGAGATAGCAGATGCAGTGCAGTCTAAGAGCAGCGGAAGTACTTTATATAGATTTCCAAGAGACATGAGTATGAAGTTAATGATGAGTAAGTCAATAAACAAAGCCTTGTATTCTGAAGCTGGGGAAGATCTGGTTAACTTTCTCCTCAGCTTCCTTACCTTGCCTCTTGGATCCATTTTACAACTCTTGGGTGGGAATTCATTGCTGGGATCCATGGACAATCTGTATATGAGTGTGGCATGGTCAAGAATTACCAAGACTGATACTATAAGGGACCTGCTTCTGCACCCCTGCCTCTGCCGTGGTTCTTACAACCCACTAGGACTAAATGAAATTGATGGTCAGCCTGATTCCTTGCGGTGTACAAGTTATCAAAATCCGCAGAATAAAGATGATAACCCTTATACTGCCTACCTGACTACTGAGCGGCAGCCTGATCATGGTCGAACAAGTGAATGCTGTAAATATTTACAACTTAAGTTTCCACCAAGTGGAGGAGGATTTCTCAAAGGACCAGCAAATTTCATGGTAACAGACAATTTGGTTTTCAAACCTTTAGTCTCTAACTGGAGTCACTGTCTCTCCTTTGTTACACAATTTAAAGTTCCCCTGGATGATTTGGAGGTCCGAGAGATTAACGTGGGCAGAGAGCAG GCTTTGAGGTTATTGAAGTTTTATCTCTTCTCTAAATCGGTGCCAACTGATGCTTTGCAAGCCATATTCAACTTTGAATTAAAGAGTCCCAAACAAGAAGAGTAA